Proteins from a genomic interval of Anatilimnocola floriformis:
- a CDS encoding Flp family type IVb pilin: MKNLVRKLWKDEGGFVVSVELILIVTILVIGLVSGWTMLRDAVLAELADTANAIGATDQSFEVSGVTYGAAGSGASSAHFGWSDAKDTADSSTGIGLAVDTGLTVVVNTNNAADNVGETGP; the protein is encoded by the coding sequence GTGAAGAATCTCGTTCGCAAGTTGTGGAAAGACGAAGGCGGTTTCGTGGTCAGCGTCGAGCTGATCCTGATTGTCACCATCCTGGTCATCGGCTTGGTCAGTGGCTGGACGATGCTCCGCGACGCGGTGCTCGCCGAATTGGCCGATACGGCCAACGCCATTGGCGCGACCGATCAAAGCTTCGAAGTCTCGGGCGTCACCTACGGCGCTGCCGGCAGCGGCGCCTCGAGCGCTCACTTTGGCTGGTCGGATGCCAAGGACACCGCCGATAGCTCGACCGGCATCGGCCTCGCTGTTGACACCGGCCTGACCGTCGTCGTCAACACCAACAACGCTGCCGACAACGTCGGTGAAACCGGACCGTAG